Proteins encoded in a region of the Paenibacillus sp. E222 genome:
- a CDS encoding D-alanyl-D-alanine carboxypeptidase family protein, giving the protein MASTALAEETPKAAGGTDLAPSARSAILMDADTGTVIFEKNSHDQLPPASITKIMTMLLTIEAVDSGKLKLTDKVRTSEYAASMGGSQIFLEPGEEMTVDDMLKGIAMASGNDASVAMAEKLAGSEEAFVQLMNDRAKELGMKDTHFANCNGLPVENHYSSAHDIAVMSRELLKHPGITKYTGAYQDYLRKDSEKPFWLVNTNKLVRFYSGADGLKTGYTSEAKFCLSATAMKDGLRTIAVVLGEPNTKTRNSEVSSMFDYAFGQYTMKALYKSGDLLGSLKIEKGEVAELPLNATQNYSVLMRKGAKSDEIRHELLMAKEVKAPVKAGQSVGKLVVYQGNEVIKEFDIKAPQDVDKAGWWKLFKRTTSNLFD; this is encoded by the coding sequence ATGGCATCAACCGCGCTGGCTGAAGAGACTCCCAAAGCAGCGGGTGGAACCGATTTGGCCCCGTCGGCACGCTCCGCCATTTTGATGGATGCAGATACGGGCACTGTCATTTTTGAAAAAAACAGTCATGATCAGCTGCCTCCGGCGAGCATTACGAAAATTATGACCATGCTGCTCACCATTGAAGCGGTCGACTCTGGCAAGCTGAAGCTGACGGATAAAGTGAGAACGAGTGAATATGCCGCATCGATGGGCGGATCACAGATTTTTCTGGAACCCGGGGAAGAGATGACGGTCGACGATATGCTAAAAGGTATTGCTATGGCTTCCGGTAATGATGCCTCTGTAGCGATGGCTGAGAAACTTGCCGGTTCGGAGGAAGCCTTTGTGCAACTGATGAATGATCGCGCGAAGGAACTCGGCATGAAGGATACGCATTTTGCCAATTGTAACGGCCTGCCGGTAGAAAACCATTATTCTTCCGCCCATGACATTGCGGTCATGAGCCGTGAACTGCTGAAGCATCCGGGGATTACGAAATATACCGGTGCATACCAGGACTACCTTCGTAAAGATAGCGAGAAGCCATTCTGGCTGGTGAATACGAACAAGCTGGTTCGTTTCTACTCCGGTGCGGACGGGTTGAAAACAGGATATACTTCCGAAGCTAAGTTTTGTCTCTCGGCTACCGCGATGAAGGATGGGTTGCGCACAATTGCGGTAGTACTTGGAGAACCGAATACCAAAACACGGAACAGCGAAGTGTCCTCGATGTTTGATTATGCTTTTGGGCAATACACGATGAAAGCTCTGTACAAGTCAGGGGACCTGCTGGGCAGTCTGAAAATTGAAAAAGGTGAAGTTGCCGAATTGCCGCTGAATGCAACGCAAAATTATAGTGTGCTGATGCGCAAAGGTGCGAAATCGGATGAGATCCGTCATGAATTGCTGATGGCCAAAGAAGTGAAAGCTCCGGTCAAAGCAGGTCAGAGTGTCGGTAAGCTAGTCGTCTACCAGGGCAATGAAGTCATCAAGGAATTTGATATAAAGGCTCCGCAGGATGTGGACAAGGCTGGCTGGTGGAAGCTGTTCAAACGCACAACCTCCAATCTGTTTGATTAA